In a genomic window of Streptomyces sp. BHT-5-2:
- a CDS encoding dienelactone hydrolase family protein, with protein MADHDLTGFDRETFTHGGVTRRTLRRGTGPAVIVITEVPGITPKVLRFAERVAAIGCTAVLPVLFGTPGREVDPTEVGWLKSTLYAASTMRKVCVSREFTVLATGKSSPVVTWLRALAAHEHERCGGPGVGAVGMCLTGGFALAMAVDDRLLAPVVSQPSLPLAVTRSRAGGIDISAEDLATVRGRCEREGLQVMGLRFHGDRLVPRDRFAFLRRELGDAFTAVELPASAANPRSAMAPHSVLTEHLVDEPGQPTREALDDVLDLFRKRLLESPDEADRKTPAGN; from the coding sequence ATGGCAGACCATGACCTGACCGGATTCGACCGCGAAACCTTCACCCACGGCGGCGTCACCCGCCGCACCCTTCGGCGCGGCACCGGGCCCGCGGTGATCGTGATCACGGAGGTCCCGGGCATCACACCGAAGGTGCTGCGGTTCGCGGAACGGGTCGCCGCCATCGGCTGCACAGCCGTGCTCCCGGTCCTCTTCGGCACCCCCGGTCGTGAAGTGGACCCCACCGAGGTCGGCTGGCTCAAGTCCACCCTCTACGCCGCCTCGACGATGCGAAAGGTCTGCGTCAGCCGGGAGTTCACCGTCCTGGCCACCGGAAAGTCCTCGCCGGTGGTGACCTGGCTGCGGGCCCTGGCCGCCCACGAGCACGAGCGCTGCGGTGGGCCCGGCGTCGGGGCCGTCGGCATGTGCCTGACCGGCGGGTTCGCCCTGGCCATGGCCGTCGACGACCGGCTGCTCGCCCCTGTGGTCTCCCAGCCGTCGCTGCCGCTGGCCGTCACCCGCAGCCGGGCCGGCGGCATCGACATCTCCGCCGAGGACCTCGCCACCGTACGCGGCCGCTGCGAACGCGAGGGCCTTCAGGTGATGGGACTGCGGTTCCACGGCGACCGACTGGTGCCGCGCGACCGCTTCGCGTTCCTGCGCCGCGAACTGGGCGACGCGTTCACCGCCGTGGAACTCCCCGCGTCCGCCGCGAACCCGCGGTCCGCGATGGCGCCGCACTCCGTACTGACCGAGCACCTCGTCGACGAGCCCGGCCAGCCGACCCGCGAGGCGCTGGACGACGTACTCGACCTCTTCCGCAAGCGGCTGCTCGAATCGCCCGACGAGGCGGACAGGAAGACACCCGCGGGGAATTGA
- a CDS encoding 5-carboxymethyl-2-hydroxymuconate Delta-isomerase produces the protein MPHITVDYSAQLAGVFDRQAFARELHPMVLEGSGSAGVCKTFFRPAADTYVGDQEGEQVAFVHVAVGLLPGRPDELKGRLSEDVLALLGKHLSGDEAHEVVSSVEVRDLAGSYRLHHTSR, from the coding sequence ATGCCCCACATCACCGTCGACTACTCCGCACAGCTGGCCGGCGTCTTCGACCGGCAGGCGTTCGCGCGGGAGCTGCACCCCATGGTGCTCGAAGGGAGCGGCTCGGCGGGGGTGTGCAAGACCTTCTTCCGTCCGGCAGCGGACACCTACGTCGGTGACCAGGAGGGCGAGCAGGTGGCCTTCGTGCATGTGGCCGTCGGGCTGCTGCCGGGGCGTCCGGACGAGCTGAAGGGCCGGCTGTCGGAGGATGTGCTGGCCCTGCTCGGCAAGCATCTGTCCGGGGACGAGGCGCACGAGGTGGTGTCCTCGGTGGAGGTACGGGACCTTGCCGGGTCGTATCGGCTCCATCACACCTCACGGTGA
- a CDS encoding TerD family protein, producing the protein MGNGLASLVIRHTHRLPAPSGPAGDGDVAARQFDSALMSVGFKLSGELLAHLSGLSTDTVVETAVHTLRTVRTMVGDHVEHNVYFRDFPSRVPATFDFWMHCIGQALADDAARDRTLGQLRSGVLDLLTLPTYGVYQHTYTEMLAAHDELIAAAGDRLTVLHLGGSLADETTAAYLALAGSSTPLGDDVRDDLRLLAEHCATGPQPETIPVRENRALVNQARLAIGADLLLDTVTDVLRLACALSDGDVTLQEPTRFHALSRPIRRALLAGLDRVVAASPAKVADVAAHREPWKRLGERLHPHEYPRRPYAASVFAVARGEVSARSLDGRVEECLARHDLTGALELLTAAPGKLFRVLDRLLRDAPTQEERDAVAAAAERVAPQVSGRVLLSVREHLHNRTEEPGDRRVFVNRRGRAWVTFDSRRPVPPAEHKRLTATVDAEIRRRLPSPGRLLVDPAMLDVALPLSGKATASGLGVLPRGSVSPVDGELLRFFVHWKQTARDTDFDLSALMLNADYSTHSWLSYTALTAVGGKHSGDITQAPDGASEFIDLRLDAVPGTFIVPQVDIYSGEGFDEVEESFFGFMLRDAEQRGRPFEPRTVRMKSELRGPGRVALPLAFQRGADGRWRAKWLHLCLRGTPTSNQVEGNRVSVATLLRGIVERDYLTVRYLADLMADSATSVTLWEGRALPDEPVTYLGLARPDGLHPDSRVITPGNLRDLIPA; encoded by the coding sequence ATGGGAAACGGCCTCGCTTCACTGGTCATCCGCCACACCCACCGCCTGCCCGCCCCTTCGGGGCCGGCCGGGGACGGTGACGTCGCGGCGCGGCAGTTCGACTCCGCGCTGATGTCGGTGGGCTTCAAACTCTCCGGGGAGTTGCTGGCGCACCTGTCGGGGCTGTCCACGGACACGGTCGTCGAGACCGCCGTGCACACCCTGCGCACCGTCCGCACGATGGTCGGCGACCACGTCGAACACAACGTCTACTTCCGCGACTTCCCGTCCCGGGTGCCCGCCACGTTCGACTTCTGGATGCACTGCATCGGCCAGGCACTGGCGGACGACGCCGCCCGCGACCGCACTCTCGGACAGCTCCGCAGCGGCGTGCTGGACCTGCTGACCCTGCCGACCTACGGCGTCTACCAGCACACCTACACCGAAATGCTCGCCGCCCATGACGAGTTGATCGCGGCGGCCGGCGACCGTCTGACGGTGCTGCACCTGGGCGGCAGCCTGGCGGACGAGACCACCGCCGCCTACCTCGCGCTGGCCGGGAGCAGCACGCCTCTCGGTGACGACGTCCGCGACGACCTGCGGCTGCTCGCCGAGCACTGCGCCACCGGCCCCCAGCCCGAGACCATCCCCGTCCGCGAGAACCGCGCGCTGGTCAACCAGGCACGCCTGGCCATCGGCGCCGACCTCCTCCTGGACACGGTCACGGACGTGCTCCGCCTGGCCTGTGCGCTGTCGGACGGTGATGTGACGCTCCAGGAGCCGACCCGCTTCCATGCCCTGTCCCGGCCGATCCGGCGCGCCCTCCTCGCAGGGCTCGACCGCGTGGTCGCCGCGTCCCCGGCCAAGGTCGCGGACGTGGCGGCCCATCGCGAGCCGTGGAAGCGGCTGGGCGAGCGGCTCCACCCGCACGAGTACCCGCGCCGGCCGTACGCCGCCTCGGTGTTCGCCGTCGCCCGCGGCGAAGTGTCCGCCCGCTCCCTGGACGGCCGCGTCGAAGAGTGCCTGGCCAGGCACGACCTCACCGGCGCACTGGAGCTGCTGACCGCCGCACCGGGCAAGCTGTTCCGCGTCCTGGACCGGCTGCTGCGCGACGCACCCACCCAGGAGGAGCGGGACGCCGTCGCGGCCGCCGCCGAACGGGTCGCGCCCCAGGTCTCCGGCCGCGTCCTGCTCTCGGTGCGCGAACACCTCCACAACCGCACCGAGGAGCCCGGCGACCGCCGGGTCTTCGTCAACCGCCGGGGCCGTGCCTGGGTCACCTTCGACTCCCGCCGACCCGTGCCACCGGCCGAGCACAAGCGACTGACGGCCACGGTGGACGCCGAGATCCGCCGCCGTCTGCCGAGCCCGGGCCGTCTGCTCGTCGACCCCGCCATGCTGGATGTCGCGCTTCCGCTCAGCGGCAAGGCGACCGCCTCCGGCCTCGGTGTGCTGCCGCGCGGCTCGGTCTCACCCGTCGACGGCGAACTGCTGCGCTTCTTCGTCCACTGGAAGCAGACCGCCCGCGACACCGACTTCGACCTGTCGGCTCTGATGCTCAACGCCGACTACTCCACGCACTCCTGGCTGTCCTACACGGCCCTGACCGCCGTCGGCGGCAAGCACTCCGGCGACATCACCCAAGCACCCGACGGCGCCTCGGAGTTCATCGACCTGCGCCTGGACGCGGTGCCCGGCACCTTCATCGTCCCGCAGGTCGACATCTACTCCGGCGAGGGCTTCGACGAGGTCGAGGAGTCGTTCTTCGGCTTCATGCTGCGCGACGCCGAGCAGCGGGGCCGCCCGTTCGAACCGCGTACCGTGCGGATGAAGTCGGAGCTCCGCGGCCCCGGCCGGGTCGCCCTGCCGCTGGCCTTCCAGCGCGGCGCCGACGGCCGCTGGCGCGCCAAGTGGCTGCACCTCTGCCTGAGGGGCACACCGACGTCCAACCAGGTCGAGGGGAACCGCGTCTCCGTCGCCACCCTGCTGCGCGGCATCGTGGAACGCGACTACCTCACGGTCCGGTACCTCGCCGATCTGATGGCCGACTCCGCGACCTCGGTCACCCTGTGGGAGGGCCGGGCACTCCCCGACGAACCGGTCACCTACCTCGGCCTGGCGCGCCCCGACGGTCTGCATCCGGACTCCCGGGTCATCACCCCCGGCAATCTCCGCGACCTGATACCCGCCTGA
- the lspA gene encoding signal peptidase II, with product MANPGQETGADTTGGGAAARGGRRRVALLLAVAGCVYLIDLLSKLAVVDKLEFHAPFPVLGSWLELRVTRNSGAAFGLGGAMTIVFTLIAVAVVVAIVRLARKLYSLPWAIALGLLLGGALGNLTDRLFRAPGGLQGAVVDFIAVRGFSVMNLADWAIVCGGVLIVFCSFRGWELGDAGRTADEATA from the coding sequence GTGGCGAATCCAGGGCAGGAAACCGGGGCGGACACCACGGGCGGGGGAGCGGCGGCGCGCGGCGGGCGGCGGCGCGTCGCCCTGCTGCTGGCAGTGGCGGGTTGCGTCTATCTGATCGACCTGCTGAGCAAACTGGCGGTGGTGGACAAGTTGGAGTTCCACGCGCCGTTCCCGGTGCTCGGCAGCTGGCTGGAACTCCGGGTGACGCGTAACTCCGGTGCGGCCTTCGGTCTGGGCGGGGCGATGACCATCGTGTTCACGCTCATCGCGGTGGCCGTCGTCGTCGCGATCGTCCGCCTGGCGCGCAAGCTCTACAGCCTCCCGTGGGCGATAGCACTGGGCCTCCTGCTGGGCGGTGCCCTCGGCAATCTCACGGACCGCCTCTTCCGGGCCCCCGGCGGTCTCCAAGGCGCGGTGGTCGACTTCATCGCCGTCCGCGGCTTCAGCGTGATGAACCTCGCCGACTGGGCGATCGTCTGCGGCGGCGTCCTGATCGTTTTCTGCTCCTTCCGGGGCTGGGAGCTGGGCGACGCCGGGAGAACGGCGGACGAGGCGACCGCCTGA
- a CDS encoding metallophosphoesterase family protein, whose protein sequence is MSIARRSLLTGSTAAAAATALGAAGGAEAAAPHPLLQRTPSRLGVPGVTGLHLQFGADPATEMTVSWISPRSVRRPQVRLGSPDGGTGQVVEAETRTYRDGLSGEEVYVHHARIGGLRPDTTYLYAAGHDGAAAESGTFTTAPRGRTAFTFTSFGDQGAPNLRRSVKWPAGGAPSPSGRFPLYTSSQAGTPASADIVAAVERVEPLFNLVNGDLCYASAAGVFGQNRVATWADWFISNSRSTRLRPWMPCLGNGENEKGNGPLGVTGYQAYYTLPGSTADADPGTRGLWYAFTVGAVRFISLANDDVAIQDTGDTYVHGFSDGAQRRWLERELRAARAHDGIDWIVVFMHHPMISSSRSGSGSDLGIRTAWGPLFDAYGVDLVLCGHEHYYERSLPVRGALPNEARTPIPVSTRTDVANTSQGTVHMIIGGGGNFATTQDDLFEEPKGRVVVDLSKETEGRHRKAVFITEDAPWRAVQDRVHTHGFAAFDVDPGDARTGRTRIHVTYYTFDGPYGELTPVDAFTLERPRKAGRR, encoded by the coding sequence ATGTCGATCGCGCGTAGATCGCTCCTGACCGGCTCGACGGCGGCCGCGGCCGCCACCGCACTCGGCGCCGCGGGGGGCGCCGAGGCCGCCGCCCCGCACCCGCTGCTCCAGCGCACACCCAGCCGTCTCGGGGTGCCCGGAGTGACCGGGCTGCACCTCCAGTTCGGCGCCGACCCCGCCACCGAGATGACCGTGTCCTGGATCAGTCCCCGGTCCGTTCGCCGTCCGCAGGTGCGCCTGGGATCGCCGGACGGCGGCACCGGGCAGGTCGTCGAGGCCGAGACCCGCACCTATCGGGACGGGCTGTCCGGCGAGGAGGTGTATGTGCACCATGCCCGGATAGGCGGGCTGCGGCCCGACACCACCTATCTCTACGCGGCCGGGCATGACGGTGCGGCGGCGGAGAGCGGTACCTTCACGACGGCGCCGCGCGGGCGTACCGCGTTCACCTTCACCAGCTTCGGCGACCAGGGCGCGCCCAATCTCCGACGTTCCGTCAAATGGCCTGCGGGAGGCGCTCCTTCTCCCTCGGGGCGGTTTCCGCTCTACACCAGCAGCCAGGCCGGTACACCGGCGTCCGCCGACATCGTGGCCGCGGTGGAGCGGGTCGAGCCGCTGTTCAACCTGGTCAACGGCGACCTGTGCTACGCCTCGGCGGCCGGCGTCTTCGGGCAGAACCGCGTCGCGACCTGGGCCGACTGGTTCATCAGCAACAGCCGTTCGACGCGCCTGCGCCCCTGGATGCCCTGCCTGGGAAACGGCGAGAACGAGAAGGGCAACGGGCCGTTGGGGGTGACCGGATACCAGGCGTACTACACTCTGCCCGGCTCGACGGCCGACGCCGATCCCGGGACACGGGGCCTGTGGTACGCCTTCACCGTCGGCGCCGTCCGCTTCATCAGCCTGGCCAACGACGACGTGGCGATCCAGGACACCGGCGACACCTATGTGCACGGTTTCTCCGATGGTGCGCAACGCCGTTGGCTGGAGCGTGAGTTGAGGGCGGCGCGGGCGCACGACGGCATCGACTGGATCGTGGTCTTCATGCACCACCCGATGATCTCCAGCAGCCGCAGTGGCAGCGGCAGCGACCTCGGCATCCGCACGGCGTGGGGCCCGCTGTTCGACGCGTACGGGGTGGACCTGGTGCTGTGCGGGCACGAGCACTACTACGAGCGGTCGCTACCGGTCCGCGGCGCCCTGCCGAACGAGGCGCGCACCCCCATACCGGTCTCGACCAGGACCGATGTCGCAAACACCAGCCAGGGCACGGTCCACATGATCATCGGTGGCGGGGGCAACTTCGCGACCACCCAGGACGATCTGTTCGAGGAGCCCAAGGGGCGGGTCGTCGTCGATCTGAGCAAGGAGACCGAGGGCCGCCACCGCAAGGCCGTCTTCATCACCGAGGACGCGCCGTGGCGCGCCGTCCAGGACCGGGTCCACACCCACGGCTTCGCCGCGTTCGACGTCGATCCGGGTGATGCCCGTACCGGCCGCACCCGCATCCACGTCACGTACTACACCTTCGACGGACCCTACGGCGAGCTGACGCCCGTGGACGCCTTCACTCTGGAACGGCCGCGCAAGGCCGGTCGCCGCTGA
- a CDS encoding DUF6207 family protein: MHIHEEHVSEPGMVVIDVTAADEATATLAAAELGRLWRSSGPSAPWHTPGRPGVSVRAYLDLRHRPSSAPEEVHPLPGRRRKDRTHGK, from the coding sequence GTGCATATCCACGAGGAACATGTCAGCGAGCCCGGCATGGTCGTCATCGACGTCACCGCCGCCGACGAAGCCACCGCCACCCTTGCCGCGGCCGAGCTGGGGCGCCTGTGGCGTTCCAGCGGCCCCTCCGCGCCCTGGCACACCCCGGGCCGCCCCGGCGTCTCCGTCCGCGCCTATCTGGACCTGCGCCATCGGCCCTCGTCGGCTCCCGAAGAGGTGCACCCGCTGCCCGGGCGGCGCCGGAAGGACCGAACTCACGGCAAGTAG
- a CDS encoding zinc ribbon domain-containing protein → MDTEAPTAQLPSPAVPSIPASAAAARAAAPVPGHETAKGIADRRSAGPRWGGERDLTRYLCAAAYLDRDFARSLIKEIAAEPHLGVAAAPACDVPVVLRHAYLAKARRHGRDLVLAVLFLLGFVFLFWGGPLPVLLTFLLSWVTVLSFELSTFYGRYLQNLRPDRFDPKNAPRPLNGSVATRLGQIAAYAGGNVTTYSGYSPFIGYGTELESWSLSFDVTTSSRPGGTPRNFDVKELYEHIAERVGTLSLPCLEIEERVFVDGATVLGDKRFLPQPLGRPVARIPAELLDSLKRAPEEGARPYLAVHSTSWRGELVTSLFLRFFRSDSNLFVEAVQTVLFPLRAQYRIIDTLMPRPRLGELVVLLARTLAGTIFVLLAAPVRAIAGFFPDYAMKWRIRRQDKLITRLRRFNYGARQSVRQQASTTQHLRYFQKADSGMVIKTVERRVLAALVEFAEAHGIDVDELIQRQEVIINNGIIAGEGAKVESSSVASGEKSRISMNILKKIAS, encoded by the coding sequence ATGGACACCGAAGCGCCTACCGCGCAGCTTCCGTCGCCCGCCGTCCCCTCGATACCGGCCTCAGCAGCGGCGGCCCGGGCCGCCGCCCCCGTCCCCGGCCACGAGACCGCCAAGGGGATCGCCGACCGCCGTTCCGCCGGGCCGCGTTGGGGCGGTGAACGGGATCTGACCCGGTATCTGTGCGCGGCGGCCTATCTCGACCGTGACTTCGCCAGATCGCTCATCAAAGAGATCGCCGCCGAACCCCACCTCGGGGTGGCCGCAGCCCCTGCCTGCGATGTGCCGGTGGTGCTCCGGCACGCGTATCTGGCCAAGGCCCGCCGGCACGGCCGGGATCTCGTCCTCGCCGTACTGTTCCTGCTCGGATTCGTCTTCCTCTTCTGGGGCGGGCCTCTTCCCGTCCTGCTGACGTTCCTCCTTTCCTGGGTGACGGTGCTCTCCTTCGAACTGTCGACCTTCTACGGCCGCTATCTGCAAAACCTCCGCCCCGACCGCTTCGACCCCAAGAACGCGCCGCGTCCGCTCAACGGAAGCGTCGCGACACGCCTCGGCCAGATCGCCGCGTACGCCGGCGGAAACGTCACCACCTACAGCGGCTACTCACCCTTCATCGGCTACGGAACCGAACTCGAGTCGTGGTCCCTCTCGTTCGACGTCACCACATCGAGCCGGCCGGGCGGCACACCGCGGAACTTCGACGTCAAGGAACTCTACGAGCACATCGCCGAACGGGTCGGCACCCTTTCCCTCCCGTGCCTGGAAATCGAGGAAAGGGTATTCGTCGACGGCGCGACGGTACTGGGCGACAAACGCTTTCTGCCGCAGCCGCTCGGCCGGCCCGTCGCCCGTATTCCCGCCGAGCTGCTGGATTCTCTGAAACGCGCCCCCGAAGAAGGCGCCCGCCCCTACCTGGCCGTGCATTCCACCAGCTGGCGCGGCGAACTCGTCACCTCCCTCTTCCTCCGATTCTTCCGCTCGGACTCCAATCTCTTCGTGGAGGCCGTACAGACCGTGCTGTTCCCGCTGCGGGCCCAGTACCGCATCATCGACACCCTGATGCCCCGCCCGCGCCTGGGCGAACTCGTCGTCCTGCTCGCTCGGACGCTGGCCGGCACGATCTTCGTGCTGCTGGCCGCGCCGGTACGGGCCATCGCCGGATTCTTTCCGGACTACGCCATGAAATGGCGCATCCGCCGCCAGGACAAACTCATCACCCGGCTACGCCGATTCAACTACGGTGCCCGGCAGAGCGTCCGCCAGCAGGCGTCGACCACACAGCACCTCCGCTATTTCCAGAAGGCTGACAGCGGAATGGTCATCAAAACGGTCGAACGGCGGGTCCTGGCCGCCCTCGTGGAATTCGCCGAGGCGCACGGCATCGATGTCGATGAACTGATCCAGCGTCAGGAAGTCATCATCAACAACGGCATCATCGCGGGCGAGGGAGCGAAGGTGGAATCCAGCTCCGTCGCCTCCGGTGAGAAGTCCCGGATCTCGATGAACATCCTCAAGAAGATCGCGAGCTGA
- a CDS encoding peptidase inhibitor family I36 protein, which translates to MRRMRSFAVASAALAVVFGLAPTAAAASAAPAHRASYRCTPGYFCIYSGWNGGGTRCQWSQRSKANTADDCSFIRRGLKVRSVWNGTGHRVQYYTQTNYHGRVGSTRAGTGGNLMGNYQIRSFRPQ; encoded by the coding sequence ATGCGTCGCATGCGTTCGTTCGCCGTCGCTTCGGCCGCCCTGGCGGTCGTGTTCGGTCTCGCGCCCACCGCAGCCGCCGCCTCCGCGGCGCCCGCCCACCGGGCGTCCTACCGTTGTACTCCCGGCTACTTCTGCATCTACAGCGGCTGGAACGGCGGCGGGACCCGCTGCCAGTGGTCGCAGCGGAGCAAGGCGAACACCGCGGACGACTGTTCCTTCATCCGGAGGGGCCTGAAAGTCCGGTCCGTGTGGAACGGCACCGGTCACCGGGTGCAGTACTACACCCAGACCAACTACCACGGCCGGGTCGGCTCCACCCGTGCCGGAACCGGCGGCAACCTGATGGGCAACTACCAGATCCGTTCCTTCCGCCCGCAGTGA
- a CDS encoding glutamine amidotransferase-related protein, with protein sequence MTAMNDRTSIPRASGSPRTAGPAPLAPAAPSERSAPLARLALVGDRSEAVRSHHRIPGLLDALRVRDGLDLDAYWIPSDDADEDLTGFDAIWVLPGSPYRSEAGVLAAIRTARESGIPFLGTCGGFQHALLEFARNVCGLTRAGHAENDPHLAEEDAVFIPLACSLVGHEGTVDVIPGSRSAALLGTERTRARYHCSYAPNPRHLDVLRAHGLAFTGTDAAGEVRIAELPGHPFFLATLFQPELDGDGTRAHPLITGLATAAVQHARTR encoded by the coding sequence ATGACTGCCATGAACGACAGGACATCCATCCCACGCGCCTCAGGCTCCCCACGTACCGCGGGCCCCGCACCCCTCGCTCCCGCCGCGCCGTCGGAGCGCAGCGCGCCCCTGGCCCGCCTCGCCCTCGTAGGCGACCGCTCCGAAGCCGTCCGCTCGCACCACCGCATCCCCGGCCTCCTCGACGCGCTCCGCGTCCGCGACGGACTCGACCTGGACGCCTACTGGATCCCCTCCGACGACGCGGACGAGGACCTGACCGGCTTCGACGCGATCTGGGTGCTGCCAGGCAGCCCCTACCGCAGCGAGGCCGGCGTCCTGGCCGCGATCCGCACGGCCCGCGAATCCGGCATCCCCTTCCTGGGCACCTGCGGCGGCTTCCAGCACGCGCTGCTGGAGTTCGCCCGCAACGTCTGTGGCCTGACCCGCGCCGGCCACGCCGAGAACGATCCGCACCTCGCCGAGGAGGACGCGGTGTTCATCCCGCTCGCCTGTTCACTCGTCGGCCATGAGGGAACCGTCGACGTCATCCCCGGCTCCCGCTCGGCCGCTCTGCTCGGCACCGAACGCACCCGGGCCCGCTACCACTGCAGCTACGCCCCCAACCCCCGCCACCTGGACGTGCTGCGCGCCCACGGGCTGGCCTTCACCGGGACCGACGCCGCGGGCGAGGTCCGCATCGCCGAACTGCCCGGCCACCCGTTCTTCCTCGCCACCCTCTTCCAGCCCGAACTGGACGGTGACGGCACCCGCGCCCACCCGCTGATCACCGGCCTGGCCACCGCCGCCGTCCAGCACGCCCGAACCCGGTGA
- a CDS encoding virginiamycin B lyase — MLDRLGRWLADPVRDVTVSGPEAGPYALAEGPDGALWFTLVHQGAIGRRDEDGQITVHPVGARPTVIAQGPDGALWFSEYGTHRIGRITVDGEATSFAPPTADGGPFGIAAGPDGAMWFTLSAADRVGRITMDGEITEYPSPGAFPSALTAGPDGALWFTLNQGNAIGRITVDGEATAYPLPTASAAPVGITAGPDGALWFTEIGAGQIGRITVDGTVTEYPLPDRQARPHALTTGPDGAVWFTEWGGNRVGRIGTDGRITGYDLPRPACEPHGIVQHRGAVWCALETGSLARIAVPAE; from the coding sequence CTGCTCGACCGGCTCGGCCGATGGCTCGCCGATCCGGTACGCGATGTCACCGTGAGCGGCCCGGAGGCAGGTCCCTACGCACTCGCGGAGGGACCCGACGGGGCCCTGTGGTTCACCCTGGTCCACCAGGGCGCGATCGGTCGCCGGGACGAGGACGGCCAGATCACCGTACATCCGGTCGGTGCGCGTCCCACCGTGATCGCCCAAGGGCCCGACGGTGCCCTGTGGTTCAGCGAGTACGGGACCCACCGCATCGGCCGGATCACCGTCGACGGCGAGGCCACCTCCTTCGCGCCGCCGACCGCGGACGGCGGGCCATTCGGGATCGCCGCGGGCCCGGACGGTGCGATGTGGTTCACGCTGTCCGCCGCCGACCGCGTCGGCCGGATCACCATGGACGGTGAGATCACCGAGTACCCGTCACCCGGCGCCTTTCCTTCCGCCCTGACCGCCGGCCCCGACGGCGCCCTGTGGTTCACCCTCAACCAGGGCAACGCCATCGGCCGGATCACCGTCGACGGCGAAGCCACCGCGTACCCGCTGCCGACGGCGTCCGCCGCCCCGGTGGGCATCACGGCGGGACCGGACGGTGCCCTGTGGTTCACCGAGATCGGTGCGGGGCAGATCGGCCGCATCACGGTGGACGGCACCGTCACCGAGTACCCGCTGCCCGATCGCCAGGCACGTCCGCACGCCCTCACCACCGGCCCCGACGGCGCCGTGTGGTTCACCGAATGGGGCGGCAACCGGGTCGGGCGGATCGGCACCGACGGCCGGATCACCGGCTACGACCTGCCCCGCCCTGCCTGTGAGCCGCACGGCATCGTCCAGCACCGCGGTGCGGTCTGGTGCGCCCTGGAGACGGGTTCCCTGGCCAGGATCGCGGTACCCGCCGAATAG
- a CDS encoding short chain dehydrogenase: protein MKIVVIGATGTIGSSLADTLEAHPEHEVIRASRSGPVKVDLAEPASIDALFATLGPVDAVVAVAASGAISRIDAPSDADYFTGLDAKLLGQVQLARRAARYLADDGSVILTSGIFEFSEPGLSFTALVNAGLAGFVRTAAQEMPRGIRLNAVSPGWISETLRAIGRDAAVGTPVAEVVRAYVALLAGADRGRIVEPGTPEARKG from the coding sequence ATGAAGATCGTCGTCATCGGCGCCACCGGCACCATCGGTTCGTCCCTCGCCGACACCCTGGAAGCGCATCCGGAGCACGAGGTGATCCGTGCCTCCCGGAGCGGCCCCGTCAAGGTCGATCTGGCGGAGCCCGCCTCCATCGACGCCCTGTTCGCCACGCTCGGCCCCGTCGACGCCGTGGTCGCGGTCGCGGCGAGCGGCGCGATCTCCCGGATCGACGCCCCGTCCGACGCCGACTACTTCACCGGTCTCGACGCCAAGCTCCTCGGCCAGGTCCAGTTGGCCCGCCGTGCCGCCCGCTACCTCGCCGATGACGGATCCGTCATCCTCACAAGCGGCATCTTCGAGTTCAGCGAGCCCGGTTTGTCCTTCACCGCACTGGTCAACGCCGGTCTCGCCGGATTCGTCCGGACCGCGGCGCAGGAGATGCCGCGTGGCATCCGCCTCAACGCCGTGAGCCCCGGCTGGATTTCGGAGACCCTGCGTGCCATCGGGCGCGATGCGGCGGTGGGCACCCCCGTTGCCGAGGTGGTCCGCGCCTATGTCGCATTGCTGGCAGGCGCCGACCGTGGGCGCATCGTCGAACCGGGGACACCGGAGGCCCGCAAGGGCTGA